The Candidatus Spechtbacterales bacterium genome window below encodes:
- the tsaE gene encoding tRNA (adenosine(37)-N6)-threonylcarbamoyltransferase complex ATPase subunit type 1 TsaE, with translation MKQKIFKSVSVEETKKIAAHVLDVFWDKKRSNALVVGLTGELGAGKTHFAQGVAEHLGLKRNITSPTFVIMKKYGVKKENFNTKKFSDVNYLYHFDCYRVGLSKEVQDIGWDEIVSNLDNIVLVEWAERIKTIMPDNSIYISIENTSEDSRVLTVSF, from the coding sequence ATGAAACAAAAAATATTTAAATCAGTATCCGTAGAAGAAACTAAAAAAATAGCAGCACATGTTTTAGATGTTTTTTGGGATAAAAAAAGAAGCAATGCTTTAGTTGTCGGCTTAACAGGCGAGCTTGGGGCAGGGAAGACACATTTTGCGCAAGGGGTTGCAGAACATTTAGGCCTTAAGCGAAATATAACAAGCCCAACATTTGTTATAATGAAGAAGTATGGTGTTAAGAAAGAGAATTTTAACACCAAAAAATTCTCTGATGTTAACTACTTGTATCATTTTGACTGTTATCGTGTTGGTTTGTCAAAAGAAGTACAGGATATCGGTTGGGATGAGATAGTATCTAATCTCGACAATATAGTTTTGGTTGAGTGGGCTGAAAGAATTAAAACTATTATGCCGGATAATTCCATATATATATCTATAGAAAACACAAGCGAGGACAGTAGGGTGCTTACTGTAAGTTTTTAA